A single window of Pungitius pungitius chromosome 20, fPunPun2.1, whole genome shotgun sequence DNA harbors:
- the myh6 gene encoding myosin-6, with amino-acid sequence MGDALMAEFGKAAPFLRKSDKERLEAQTRAFDIKTQCFVVDDKVEYMKGQIQSKDGGMVTVSKEDGTTATVKEVDVHPQNPPKFDKIEDMAMFTFLHEPAVLFNLKERYAAWMIYTYSGLFCVTVNPYKMLPVYDAEVVAAYRGKKRTEAPPHIFSISDNAYQYMLTDRENQSVLITGESGAGKTVNTKRVIQYFASIAAVGGGKRDTSKGTLEDQIIQANPALEAFGNAKTLRNDNSSRFGKFIRIHFGTSGKLSSADIETYLLEKSRCTFQLKAERNYHIFYQILSNQKPELLDMLLITNNPYDYSYISQGEVTVASINDSEELLATDSAFDVLGFTPEEKMGVYKLTGAIMHYGNMRFKQKQREEQAEPDGTEAADKTAYLMGLNSADLIKGLCHPRVKVGNEYVTKGQSVDQVYYSLGALAKSVYEKMFNWMVVRINHSLDTKQHRQYFIGVLDIAGFEIFDYNTFEQLCINYTNEKLQQFFNHHMFVLEQEEYKKEGIDWEFIDFGMDLQACIDLIDKPLGIMSILEEECMFPKASDQTFKSKLYDNHLGKNKMFEKPRAAKGKAEAHFALVHYAGTVDYNITNWLVKNKDPLNETVVGLYQKSSLKLLSVLFSSYSGTDSDKASGKGAKKKGSSFQTVSALHRENLNKLMNNLKTTHPHFVRCLIPNEKKIPGVMDNCLVMHQLRCNGVLEGIRICRKGFPNRVLYGDFKQRYRILNASAIPEGQFIDCKKSAEKLLGSLDIDHTQYRFGHTKVFFKAGLLGTLEEMRDEQLSRIITRIQANARAILMREEFAKLMERRDALMVIQWNLRSFLGVKNWPWMKLFFKIKPLLKSAESEKEMANMKDEFSKLKEALEKSETRRKELEEKIVTLLQEKNDLTLHIQSEQDTLTDAEERCEQLIKSKIQLDAKLKEMIERLEDEEELNADLTAKKRKLEDESSELKKDIDDLELTLAKVEKEKHAIENKVKNLMEEMASQDENIMKLTKEKKALQEAHQQTLDDLQSEEDKANSLTKAKVKLEQQVDDQEASLEQEKKLRMELERSKRKFEGDLKLTQESLMDLENDKLQLEEKLKKKDFEMVQITSRLDDEQVASVQLQKKLKENQARIEELEEELDAERAARAKVEKQRSDLSRELEDISERLEEAGGATSAQVEMNKKRDAEFQKLRRDLEESTLQHEATAASLRKKHADSVAELGEQIDNLQRVKQKLEKEKSELKLEIDDLSSNMESVVKAKSNIEKMCRTMEDNMNEYKSKCEECQRAVNDLTTQRAKLLTENREFGRQLEEKESLISQLTRGKSSYNQQVEDLRRQLEEEVKAKNALAHAVQSARHDCDLLREQFEEEQEAKAELQRVLSKSNTEVSAWRTKYETDGIQRTEELEEAKKKLVQRLQEAEEAIEAVNAKCSSLEKTKHRLQNEIEDLMLDLEKSNAASAVLDKKQRAFDKVMAEWKQKFEESQCELEASQKESRSLSTELFKLRNAYEESLDQLETIKRENKNLQEEISDLSEQLGEGGKSAHELEKIRKQLEQEKAELQSALEEAEASLEHEESKILRAQLEFNQVKADMDRKVAERDEEMEQAKRNYQRTLESLQSSLESETRSRNEALRVKKKMEGDLNEMEIQLSQANRQAADASKQLKSLQAFLKDSQLQLDDVQHVNDDLKENIALLERRNNLIQAELEDLRAALEQTERSRKLAEQELTDAAERMQLLHSQNTSLINQKKKHEADLSHMQGEMEDALQENRNAEEKAKKAITDAAMMAEELKKEQDTSSHLERMKKNMEQTIKDLQHRLDEAEQIAMKGGKKQLQKLEARIKELENELEAEQRMGTESTKGVRKYERRLKELTYQTEEDRKNVARLQDLVDKLQLKVKSYKHAAEEAEEGANANMAKVRKLQHELEEAEERADIAESQVNKLRARTRDGSSKKSLDD; translated from the coding sequence ATGGGTGACGCTCTGATGGCCGAGTTTGGGAAGGCCGCTCCTTTCCTGAGAAAGTCTGACAAGGAGCGCCTAGAAGCGCAGACCCGAGCCTTCGACATCAAGACCCAATGCTTCGTGGTGGACGACAAGGTAGAATACATGAAGGGACAGATTCAGAGCAAAGATGGTGGGATGGTGACGGTCAGTAAGGAGGATGGAACAACAGCGACCGTGAAGGAGGTGGACGTCCACCCCCAGAACCCGCCCAAGTTTGATAAAATTGAAGACATGGCGATGTTCACCTTCCTTCATGAACCTGCTGTGCTGTTCAACCTTAAGGAGCGCTACGCCGCCTGGATGATCTACACCTACTCTGGGCTTTTCTGCGTCACCGTCAACCCTTACAAGATGCTCCCCGTCTACGATGCAGAGGTGGTGGCAGCATACAGGGGGAAGAAAAGGACCGAGGCTCCCCCTCACATCTTCTCCATCTCCGACAATGCCTACCAGTACATGTTGACCGACCGGGAGAACCAGTCTGTCCTCATCACCGGAGAATCCGGAGCTGGGAAAACTGTGAACACCAAGAGAGTCATCCAGTACTTTGCCAGCATCGCTGCAGTCGGCGGGGGAAAACGCGACACTAGCAAAGGGACGCTGGAGGACCAGATTATCCAGGCCAACCCGGCACTGGAGGCCTTTGGAAATGCCAAAACCCTGAGGAATGACAACTCATCTCGTTTTGGGAAATTCATCCGAATTCATTTTGGTACAAGCGGGAAGCTGTCATCTGCCGATATTGAGACTTACCTGCTGGAAAAGTCCCGGTGCACCTTTCAGCTCAAGGCTGAGAGGAACTACCACATCTTCTACCAGAtcctgtccaatcagaagccaGAGCTGCTGGACATGCTACTGATTACCAACAACCCTTACGACTACTCCTACATCTCCCAGGGAGAGGTGACAGTGGCCTCCATCAATGACTCGGAGGAGCTGCTAGCCACCGACAGCGCCTTTGACGTGCTGGGCTTCACTCCGGAGGAGAAGATGGGCGTCTATAAACTCACTGGGGCTATCATGCACTACGGCAACATGAGGTTCAAACAAAAGCAGCGCGAGGAGCAGGCTGAGCCGGACGGGACGGAGGCTGCTGATAAAACAGCCTACCTGATGGGGCTGAACTCTGCCGACCTCATCAAGGGGTTGTGTCATCCCAGGGTGAAGGTTGGGAATGAATACGTAACCAAAGGTCAAAGTGTGGACCAAGTCTACTACTCCCTCGGTGCCCTTGCTAAGTCGGTCTATGAAAAGATGTTCAACTGGATGGTGGTGAGGATCAACCACTCGCTGGACACCAAGCAGCATCGTCAGTACTTTATAGGAGTACTGGATATTGCTGGGTTCGAGATCTTTGACTACAACACTTTCGAGCAACTGTGCATCAACTACACTAACGAGAAACTGCAACAGTTTTTCAACCATCACATGTTTGTTCTGGAGCAAGAAGAGTACAAGAAAGAAGGCATTGACTGGGAGTTCATTGACTTTGGGATGGATCTACAAGCGTGCATTGACCTCATTGACAAGCCGCTGGGAATCATGTCAATTCTGGAGGAGGAATGCATGTTTCCCAAAGCCAGTGATCAGACTTTCAAGTCCAAGCTGTACGACAATCATCTGGGAAAGAACAAGATGTTTGAGAAGCCTAGGGCTGCGAAGGGGAAAGCAGAGGCCCATTTTGCCCTGGTTCACTACGCTGGCACGGTGGATTACAACATCACCAATTGGTTGGTCAAAAACAAAGATCCCCTGAATGAAACTGTGGTCGGCCTTTACCAGAAATCCTCTCTGAAGCTGCTCAGTGTGCTGTTTTCCAGCTATTCAGGAACTGACAGCGACAAGGCAAGCGGCAAAGGAGCCAAAAAGAAAGGTTCCTCATTCCAGACTGTGTCAGCGCTTCACAGGGAAAACCTGAACAAGCTGATGAACAACCTGAAgaccacacacccacactttGTCCGCTGTCTTATTCCCAATGAGAAAAAAATTCCGGGGGTGATGGATAACTGCCTGGTGATGCACCAGCTGCGCTGCAATGGCGTCTTGGAAGGCATCAGGATCTGCAGGAAGGGTTTCCCCAACAGGGTGCTCTATGGCGACTTCAAACAGCGATACAGGATCCTGAATGCCTCTGCCATCCCTGAGGGCCAGTTCATTGATTGCAAGAAGAGCGCAGAGAAGCTGCTGGGATCCCTAGACATCGACCACACTCAGTATCGCTTCGGTCACACCAAGGTCTTCTTTAAAGCCGGCCTGCTGGGCACTCTGGAGGAGATGCGTGATGAGCAACTCTCCCGAATTATCACCAGGATTCAGGCCAATGCCCGGGCAATCCTCATGAGGGAAGAATTTGCAAAGCTAATGGAACGCAGAGATGCCCTGATGGTAATTCAGTGGAATCTTCGCTCCTTTCTGGGTGTAAAAAACTGGCCCTGGATGAAACTATTCTTCAAGATCAAACCACTGCTGAAGAGTGCCGAGTCTGAGAAGGAGATGGCCAACATGAAGGATGAGTTCAGCAAGTTGAAAGAAGCTCTGGAGAAATCAGAAACAAGACGTAAGGAACTTGAGGAGAAAATAGTGACTCTTCTTCAAGAGAAGAATGATCTGACTCTACATATTCAGTCTGAACAAGATACACTGACGGATGCTGAAGAACGCTGCGAACAGCTTATCAAGAGCAAAATTCAACTGGATGCAAAACTGAAAGAGATGATCGAGAGGctggaagatgaagaggaactGAATGCAGATCTCACAGCAAAGAAACGGAAGCTTGAAGATGAATCCTCCGAGCTGAAAAAGGACATAGATGATCTGGAGCTGACTTTGGCAAAagtggagaaagagaaacacgCCATAGAGAATAAAGTGAAAAACCTGATGGAAGAGATGGCTTCCCAGGACGAAAACATCATGAAGCtaacaaaagagaagaaggcGCTGCAAGAGGCTCACCAGCAGACACTTGATGACCttcaaagtgaagaagacaaaGCCAATAGTTTAACCAAAGCCAAAGTTAAGTTGGAGCAGCAGGTGGACGATCAGGAGGCCTCTTTGGAGCAAGAGAAGAAACTCAGGATGGAACTTGAACGCTCAAAGAGGAAGTTTGAAGGAGACCTAAAACTGACTCAAGAGAGCTTGATGGACTTAGAAAACGacaagctgcagctggaggaaaaactaaaaaaaaaagactttgagATGGTCCAGATAACTTCAAGACTAGATGACGAGCAGGTTGCTTCAGTTCAGCTCCAGAAGAAGCTGAAGGAAAACCAGGCGAGAATTgaggagctggaagaggagctaGATGCTGAGCGAGCAGCCCGTGCCAAAGTCGAGAAGCAGCGGTCTGATCTTTCCCGTGAGCTGGAGGACATCAGCGAGCGCCTGGAGGAGGCAGGCGGAGCAACGTCGGCGCAGGTGGAGATGAACAAAAAGAGAGATGCTGAGTTCCAGAAGCTGCGTAGGGATCTGGAGGAATCCACGCTCCAACACGAGGCCACTGCGGCCTCCCTGAGGAAGAAGCACGCCGACAGCGTGGCCGAGCTAGGGGAGCAGATCGACAACCTGCAGCGAGTGAAGcagaagctggagaaggagaagagtgaGTTGAAGCTGGAGATAGATGACTTGTCTTCCAACATGGAGAGCGTGGTGAAAGCTAAGTCCAACATTGAGAAGATGTGCCGAACTATGGAGGACAACATGAATGAGTACAAGAGCAAATGTGAAGAGTGTCAGCGGGCCGTCAACGACCTGACGACCCAAAGAGCCAAGCTGCTTACTGAGAACAGAGAGTTTGGCCGTCagttggaggaaaaggagagtCTGATTTCACAGCTGACCAGAGGGAAGAGCTCATACAACCAGCAGGTAGAAGATCTACGTAGACAGCTGGAAGAAGAAGTCAAAGCAAAAAACGCCCTCGCCCACGCGGTGCAATCTGCTCGTCACGACTGTGATCTGCTCCGAGAGCAGTttgaagaggagcaggaagccaAGGCCGAGCTGCAGAGAGTTCTGTCCAAGTCCAACACAGAGGTCTCAGCATGGAGAACAAAGTATGAAACAGATGGAATCCAGCGAACAGAGGAACTGGAGGAGGCAAAGAAGAAGCTGGTTCAAAGACtgcaggaggcagaggaggccaTCGAGGCTGTGAACGCAAAGTGTTCGTCCCTCGAGAAGACCAAGCACCGCCTACAAAATGAAATCGAAGACCTGATGCTGGACCTAGAGAAATCCAATGCTGCGTCTGCAGTCCTGGACAAGAAACAAAGAGCCTTTGACAAAGTCATGGCAGAGTGGAAGCAAAAGTTTGAGGAGTCTCAGTGCGAACTGGAGGCATCTCAGAAGGAGTCTCGGTCTCTGAGCACCGAACTCTTCAAACTGAGGAATGCCTACGAGGAGTCTCTGGATCAACTAGAGACAATAAAGAGGGAGAACAAGAACCTCCAGGAGGAGATTTCGGACCTCTCCGAGCAGTTGGGGGAGGGCGGCAAGAGTGCTCATGAACTGGAGAAGATTCGAAAGCAGCTAGAGCAGGAAAAGGCAGAGCTCCAGTCAGCTCTCGAGGAGGCGGAAGCTTCTTTGGAGCATGAAGAGAGCAAGATCCTCCGAGCCCAGCTGGAGTTTAACCAGGTTAAGGCCGACATGGACCGTAAGGTGGCTGAGAGAGATGAAGAAATGGAGCAGGCCAAGAGAAACTACCAACGGACTCTGGAGTCGCTTCAGTCCTCTCTGGAGTCGGAAACAAGGAGCCGCAATGAGGCCCTAAGGgtcaagaagaagatggagggcGATCTCAACGAAATGGAGATCCAGCTCAGCCAAGCCAACAGGCAGGCGGCCGACGCCTCGAAACAGTTGAAGAGCCTTCAGGCCTTCCTGAAAGACTCTCAGCTGCAGCTGGACGACGTGCAGCACGTGAACGACGACCTGAAGGAGAATATTGCTCTTCTGGAACGCAGGAACAACCTGATCCAGGCTGAGCTCGAGGACCTGAGGGCCGCCCTTGAGCAAACGGAAAGAAGTCGCAAGCTGGCCGAACAGGAGCTAACCGACGCTGCAGAGCGCATGCAGCTGCTCCACTCCCAGAACACCAGCCTTATcaaccagaagaagaagcatgaGGCGGACCTCTCACACATGCAGGGTGAGATGGAGGATGCCTTGCAGGAGAACCGCAACGCTGAGGAGAAGGCCAAGAAGGCCATCACAGATGCGGCCATGATGGCGGAGGAGCTAAAGAAAGAGCAGGACACAAGCTCCCATCTGGAGCGCATGAAAAAGAACATGGAGCAGACCATCAAAGACTTGCAGCACCGTCTGGACGAGGCCGAGCAGATCGCCATGAAGGGTGGCAAGAAGCAGCTCCAGAAACTGGAGGCTCGCATCAAGGAGCTAGAGAAcgagctggaggcggagcagAGGATGGGAACCGAGTCCACCAAGGGGGTTCGCAAATACGAGCGGCGCCTTAAGGAGCTCACTTACCAGACCGAGGAAGACCGCAAAAATGTGGCCCGCCTCCAGGACCTGGTGGACAAGCTGCAGCTGAAGGTTAAGTCCTACAAACACGCGgctgaggaggcggaggagggagcaAACGCCAACATGGCCAAAGTACGCAAGCTGCAGCacgagctggaggaggctgaggagagGGCCGACATTGCAGAGTCGCAGGTCAATAAGCTGAGGGCCAGGACCAGAGACGGGTCCTCCAAGAAGAGCCTGGACGACTAA